In Candidatus Methylomirabilota bacterium, one DNA window encodes the following:
- a CDS encoding sugar transferase: WAQINGWRGNTSLEKRLEYDLYYIERWSLAFDLRILVQTLWRAFGKNAY; encoded by the coding sequence GCTGGGCGCAGATCAACGGGTGGCGCGGCAACACCTCGCTGGAGAAGCGCCTGGAGTACGACCTCTACTACATCGAGCGCTGGTCCCTGGCCTTCGACCTCAGGATTCTCGTCCAGACACTCTGGCGGGCCTTCGGCAAGAACGCCTACTGA
- a CDS encoding type II toxin-antitoxin system prevent-host-death family antitoxin, with protein MARLKAALSEYLARVKAGEEVIVTERGRPIAKIVPLSHDAAAGLAELARAGLIRIGSGRLPRGFWRLPRPATTRGAGVKALLDERRDAR; from the coding sequence GTGGCCAGGCTGAAGGCGGCGCTGAGCGAATACCTCGCCCGGGTGAAGGCGGGTGAGGAGGTGATCGTGACCGAGCGGGGGCGTCCGATCGCCAAGATTGTCCCCCTGTCCCACGATGCCGCAGCCGGCCTCGCCGAGCTGGCCCGAGCCGGGCTCATCCGCATCGGCTCGGGGCGGCTGCCCCGGGGCTTCTGGAGGCTGCCCAGACCTGCCACGACGCGCGGTGCGGGCGTCAAGGCGCTCCTCGACGAGCGCCGGGACGCTCGGTGA
- a CDS encoding type II toxin-antitoxin system VapC family toxin, with protein MKFWDASAIVPLCLREPTSPRVRRVAEQDGALVVWWGTPVECYSAFARLRRDGVLSRAGEDQARHVLSQLAEEWTEVEPSREVRENAGRVLLLHLLRPPDSLQLAAALLWTHGRSAGHDMVCLDERLREAATREGFTVLP; from the coding sequence GTGAAGTTCTGGGACGCCTCGGCCATCGTCCCTCTGTGTCTCAGAGAGCCGACGAGCCCGCGCGTCCGACGTGTCGCCGAGCAAGATGGAGCGCTCGTGGTCTGGTGGGGGACGCCCGTGGAGTGTTACTCGGCTTTCGCTCGCCTTCGGCGTGACGGTGTCCTCTCGCGGGCAGGCGAGGATCAGGCGCGGCATGTCCTGAGCCAGCTCGCCGAGGAGTGGACCGAAGTGGAGCCTAGCCGAGAAGTAAGAGAGAATGCCGGCCGGGTTCTCCTGCTGCATCTGCTCCGTCCCCCGGATTCCCTCCAGCTGGCCGCGGCCCTGCTCTGGACGCACGGCCGGTCAGCCGGCCATGACATGGTCTGCCTGGACGAGAGATTGCGGGAAGCCGCGACGCGCGAGGGCTTCACCGTCCTGCCTTGA
- a CDS encoding O-antigen ligase family protein codes for MRDPRPLLLGAFGLGLGLSITLAQAALALLAIRLIWRVATGRVGMQWPLAWAFGAWILTSLLAAALSPRPLESLTDVRSLLLIAGFYVVLDALRDASDAERWWSRLLAAMGILGILGVLQVGLCPWLAPLEPVLGRVARKCHRAHAFYSIYMTFAGVLSLVLLTLLPSLIAGGPRWRLAAWLGGVAGLVATFVRGAWVGFVAGVGTLLMVTPRRRLLVSGALLVLVAAILLVPAARRRAESIVDPRDPTARERWAMWGSAIAMAGDHPLTGVGPAQLKRVYPSYAAAEFRDRSRGHVHNTPLQILAERGLVGLAAWLVLFGAFFIRAERIRRALPATASRERALVAGSLVAITGFLVGGLTEYNFGDSEVALMAYLVMALPFVVERSSRRDPAEPGRAERWGGHFGPPPCPPTKNRGAARLRRDAPSAGGYGGPFRGPPCIQ; via the coding sequence TTGAGGGATCCTCGGCCGCTCCTGCTAGGCGCCTTCGGGCTCGGGCTGGGGCTGTCGATCACGCTGGCCCAGGCGGCGCTGGCCCTCCTCGCGATACGGCTGATTTGGCGCGTAGCCACCGGCCGGGTCGGCATGCAATGGCCGTTGGCCTGGGCCTTCGGGGCGTGGATCCTGACCTCGCTGCTGGCCGCCGCGTTGTCCCCGCGTCCGCTGGAAAGCCTGACCGACGTCCGGAGCCTGCTGCTGATCGCCGGCTTCTACGTCGTGCTGGACGCCCTGCGCGACGCCTCCGACGCGGAGCGCTGGTGGTCACGCCTGCTCGCCGCGATGGGAATCCTCGGCATCCTCGGCGTGCTCCAGGTCGGCCTCTGCCCCTGGCTGGCGCCGCTCGAGCCGGTCCTGGGTCGCGTCGCCCGCAAGTGCCATCGCGCCCACGCCTTCTACAGCATCTACATGACCTTCGCCGGCGTGCTCAGCCTCGTGTTGCTGACCCTGCTGCCGTCGCTGATCGCCGGTGGCCCGCGATGGCGCCTGGCCGCCTGGCTGGGCGGCGTGGCGGGCCTGGTCGCGACGTTCGTGCGCGGGGCCTGGGTGGGATTCGTGGCCGGGGTAGGAACGCTGCTCATGGTGACGCCACGTCGCCGGCTCCTCGTCTCCGGAGCCCTGCTCGTCCTCGTCGCGGCGATCTTGCTGGTGCCGGCGGCCCGCCGGCGGGCCGAGAGCATCGTCGACCCGAGGGACCCGACGGCCCGTGAGCGCTGGGCGATGTGGGGCAGCGCCATCGCCATGGCCGGCGATCACCCGCTCACCGGCGTCGGACCGGCCCAGCTCAAGCGCGTGTACCCCTCGTATGCGGCCGCCGAGTTCCGTGACAGGTCTCGGGGCCACGTGCACAACACGCCGCTTCAGATCCTCGCCGAGCGCGGCCTCGTGGGGCTCGCGGCCTGGCTGGTCCTGTTCGGCGCGTTCTTTATCCGGGCCGAGCGCATCCGGCGCGCCCTGCCGGCAACGGCGTCGCGAGAGCGAGCACTGGTGGCCGGTAGCCTGGTGGCGATCACGGGCTTCCTGGTCGGCGGGCTCACCGAGTACAACTTCGGCGACTCCGAGGTGGCGCTCATGGCCTACCTGGTGATGGCTCTGCCCTTCGTCGTGGAGCGCTCGTCCAGGCGCGACCCGGCTGAGCCGGGGCGCGCCGAGCGGTGGGGGGGCCATTTCGGGCCCCCCCCATGTCCGCCGACGAAAAATCGAGGAGCAGCACGGCTACGCCGGGATGCTCCGAGCGCGGGGGGATATGGGGGGCCATTTCGGGGCCCCCCATGTATTCAATAG
- a CDS encoding sigma-70 family RNA polymerase sigma factor, protein MTASDDFRRETLQHLDALFNFAVYLTRKPTEAEDLVQETYLRALRFSHRYQPGTHLRAWLFQILRNTFLTFYRLREREAPLAEDGVPEWDTPMFHEAPDDDPGVLEAHTDLERALRRLPEEFRTVLLLAEVEGLPLEEVAFVMACPVGTVKSRIFRAKERLRTLLRDYQSP, encoded by the coding sequence GTGACCGCCAGCGACGACTTCCGGCGCGAGACCTTGCAGCACCTCGATGCCCTGTTCAATTTTGCCGTTTACCTCACGCGCAAGCCGACCGAGGCCGAGGATCTGGTGCAAGAGACCTACCTCAGGGCCCTGCGCTTCTCCCACCGCTACCAGCCGGGAACTCATCTGCGGGCCTGGCTGTTTCAGATCCTGAGGAACACATTCTTGACGTTTTACCGGCTGCGCGAACGGGAGGCGCCGCTGGCGGAGGACGGCGTTCCCGAGTGGGACACGCCCATGTTCCACGAGGCCCCCGACGACGACCCCGGAGTGCTCGAGGCTCACACCGACCTCGAACGAGCCCTGCGGAGACTCCCGGAAGAGTTCCGGACCGTGCTCCTGCTCGCCGAGGTGGAAGGCTTGCCGCTGGAGGAAGTGGCCTTCGTCATGGCGTGCCCGGTGGGCACGGTGAAGTCTCGGATCTTCCGGGCCAAGGAGCGGCTGCGCACGCTGCTGCGGGATTACCAGTCACCATGA
- the folK gene encoding 2-amino-4-hydroxy-6-hydroxymethyldihydropteridine diphosphokinase, with product MARVYLSLGSNLGDRLALLRAAVARLRNMAEVDFLAASHLYETEPWESEPGEPLNRRRWFLNCAVAIETPLAPGELLERLQQVEAALGRQRGPGTPEAARFVPRPVDIDILFYGDRVVSVPDQLQIPHLLLHERAFVLRPLLELAPELEHPTLYRTVRELLAEVEDEHDVQRGEYPARWFED from the coding sequence ATGGCCCGCGTCTATCTCTCGCTCGGCTCGAACCTGGGAGACCGTCTGGCCTTGCTGCGGGCGGCCGTGGCTCGGCTGCGGAACATGGCGGAGGTCGACTTCCTGGCCGCCTCGCACCTCTACGAGACCGAGCCCTGGGAGAGCGAGCCCGGGGAACCGCTGAACCGGCGCCGGTGGTTTCTCAATTGCGCCGTCGCCATCGAAACGCCGCTGGCGCCGGGGGAGCTGCTGGAACGACTGCAGCAGGTCGAGGCCGCTTTGGGCCGCCAGCGCGGGCCCGGCACACCGGAGGCCGCCCGCTTCGTGCCGCGGCCGGTGGACATCGACATCCTCTTCTACGGCGATCGCGTGGTCAGCGTGCCCGACCAGCTGCAGATCCCGCATCTGCTGTTGCACGAGCGGGCGTTCGTCCTGCGTCCCCTCCTCGAGCTGGCGCCGGAGCTCGAACATCCCACGCTGTACCGCACGGTGCGCGAGCTGCTGGCCGAGGTCGAGGACGAGCACGACGTTCAGCGCGGCGAGTACCCGGCCCGCTGGTTCGAGGACTGA
- the folB gene encoding dihydroneopterin aldolase: MTGDRVLLDDVRFYGQHGISKAEQAVGAWFSVDAELAMDLAPAALSDDLGATIDYGQVAHRIVEIGTRQRVNLLERLAGLIAEALLREFPTREVTVRVRKLTAPLEGLVGTPGVRLTRRR; encoded by the coding sequence ATGACCGGCGACCGGGTGCTTCTGGACGACGTCCGGTTCTACGGTCAGCACGGCATCAGCAAGGCCGAGCAGGCGGTGGGCGCCTGGTTCTCGGTGGACGCGGAGCTGGCCATGGACCTGGCGCCGGCGGCTCTCTCGGACGATCTCGGGGCCACCATCGACTACGGGCAGGTCGCACACCGGATCGTCGAGATCGGGACCCGGCAGCGGGTCAACCTCCTCGAGCGCCTGGCCGGGCTCATCGCCGAGGCGCTCCTGCGCGAGTTTCCGACGCGGGAGGTCACCGTCCGCGTCCGCAAGCTCACCGCCCCCCTGGAGGGCCTGGTGGGGACGCCGGGCGTGCGGCTCACCCGCCGGCGCTGA
- a CDS encoding fumarylacetoacetate hydrolase family protein, with amino-acid sequence MRIVRFRISDRTRYGVLDGMQVVEYSGTPFSGFRRGRQRHPVRQVVLLAPVLPSKIVLVGPSYREHAAELGMPVPSDPLITLKPVSALIGPDDPIVHPSLSGRLEAEAELAIVMRRRCRNVARARAREHVLGYTCLNDVTARDLQEKDHVPGRSKAFDTFCPIGPCIATDIDPNAVTIETWVNGERRHAASTAELIFPVEELVTRVSEIMTLLPGDVIASGTPAGVGPLAPADRVEVRIEGIGTLANTVVKV; translated from the coding sequence ATGCGCATCGTCCGTTTCCGCATCAGCGATAGGACCCGCTACGGGGTCCTGGACGGTATGCAGGTCGTCGAGTATTCGGGCACGCCCTTCAGCGGGTTCCGCCGCGGGCGGCAGCGTCACCCGGTGCGGCAGGTCGTGCTTCTGGCCCCGGTGCTCCCGTCCAAGATCGTGCTGGTCGGGCCCAGTTACCGGGAGCATGCGGCCGAGCTCGGCATGCCCGTTCCCAGCGACCCGCTCATCACGCTCAAGCCGGTGAGCGCGCTGATAGGGCCTGACGACCCGATCGTGCACCCGTCGTTGAGCGGTCGGCTGGAGGCCGAGGCGGAGCTGGCCATCGTGATGCGGCGACGCTGTCGCAACGTGGCGCGGGCCCGTGCGCGGGAGCACGTGCTCGGCTATACGTGCCTCAACGACGTCACGGCCCGGGATCTCCAGGAGAAGGATCACGTTCCCGGCCGATCCAAGGCCTTCGACACGTTTTGTCCCATCGGCCCGTGCATCGCCACCGACATCGATCCCAACGCTGTCACGATCGAGACGTGGGTCAACGGCGAGCGCCGGCACGCGGCGAGCACTGCCGAGCTCATCTTCCCCGTCGAAGAGCTGGTGACGCGCGTGTCGGAGATCATGACCCTCCTGCCGGGTGACGTCATCGCCTCGGGGACGCCGGCCGGCGTCGGCCCGCTGGCGCCGGCCGACCGGGTCGAGGTCCGCATCGAGGGCATCGGCACCCTCGCCAACACCGTGGTGAAGGTATGA
- the dapB gene encoding 4-hydroxy-tetrahydrodipicolinate reductase has translation MADAAPPAGRRGVPTIDVVVAGAAGRMGSRLVACLADTDGLRLVGALEAPGHAALDRDAGEVAGVSRLGVALTSDAGAALGPDRVIVEFTAPEATLAHLRLAANAGARAVVGTTGLSGAQRDEITGLARRTAIVLAPNFSVGVTVALKALALMARALGDDYDVEITEIHHRYKKDAPSGTAQRMGEVVAEALGRDLASTAVHGRQGMPGERTPKEIGVFSLRSGDVVGEHTVSFGTLGERLELTHRAHSRDTFARGALRAVRFVAGRPPGLYSMQDVLGL, from the coding sequence ATGGCCGATGCCGCACCGCCCGCCGGACGCCGCGGCGTCCCGACGATCGATGTCGTCGTGGCCGGCGCCGCCGGCCGGATGGGATCCCGCCTGGTCGCCTGTCTCGCCGACACCGATGGTCTGCGGCTGGTGGGGGCGCTGGAGGCCCCCGGACACGCCGCGCTGGACCGGGATGCCGGCGAGGTGGCCGGGGTGAGTCGGCTGGGGGTCGCTCTCACGAGCGATGCCGGCGCCGCGCTCGGTCCGGACCGGGTGATCGTGGAGTTCACCGCGCCCGAGGCCACGCTGGCGCACCTGCGCCTGGCCGCGAACGCCGGCGCCCGGGCCGTCGTGGGCACCACCGGGCTGAGCGGGGCTCAGCGCGACGAGATCACCGGCCTGGCCCGGCGGACGGCCATCGTCCTGGCGCCCAACTTCTCGGTCGGGGTGACGGTGGCCCTCAAGGCGCTGGCCCTCATGGCCCGGGCCCTGGGCGACGACTACGACGTCGAGATCACCGAGATCCACCATCGCTACAAGAAGGACGCGCCCAGCGGGACGGCACAGCGGATGGGCGAGGTCGTCGCCGAGGCCCTGGGGCGGGACCTCGCCAGCACCGCCGTGCACGGGCGCCAGGGCATGCCCGGCGAGCGTACGCCCAAGGAGATCGGCGTCTTCTCGCTGCGCTCGGGCGACGTGGTCGGGGAGCACACGGTCTCGTTCGGCACGCTGGGCGAACGCCTGGAGCTGACCCACCGCGCCCATAGCCGCGACACCTTCGCCCGCGGCGCCCTGCGGGCGGTGCGCTTCGTGGCGGGACGTCCCCCGGGCCTGTATTCCATGCAGGACGTGCTCGGGCTCTGA
- the dapA gene encoding 4-hydroxy-tetrahydrodipicolinate synthase: MSQAFQGSNVALVTPFRNGKVDEAKLRELVAFHIEHGTDGIVPCGTTGESPALSHDEHRRVVEIAIEAAAGRVPIIAGTGTNSTAHTIELTRHAERAGASAALVVNPYYNKPTQEGLYRHFRAVAEAVAIPIFVYNIQSRTAVNVETDTLARLARECRNIVGVKEASGSLDQMSQVVAACGPEFIVLSGDDNLTLPLMAVGGRGVISVIANIVPRETSEMTHAALDGDWKRARDLHYKLFPLARAAFIETNPIPIKEAMAMAGMIEPEFRLPMCRMSDANRERLRAILKPYGLVK, encoded by the coding sequence ATGAGCCAGGCGTTCCAGGGTTCGAACGTCGCGCTGGTGACCCCCTTCCGCAACGGCAAGGTCGACGAGGCGAAGCTGCGCGAGCTGGTGGCCTTCCACATCGAGCACGGCACCGACGGCATCGTGCCGTGCGGGACGACCGGAGAGTCGCCGGCGTTGAGCCATGACGAGCACCGGCGCGTGGTCGAGATCGCCATCGAGGCGGCGGCGGGACGCGTGCCCATCATCGCCGGCACCGGCACCAACTCCACGGCTCACACCATCGAGCTGACCCGGCACGCCGAGCGGGCGGGCGCCAGCGCCGCCCTGGTCGTGAATCCCTACTACAACAAGCCCACCCAGGAGGGTCTCTACCGGCACTTCCGCGCGGTTGCCGAAGCCGTCGCCATCCCGATCTTCGTCTACAACATCCAGAGCCGGACGGCGGTGAATGTGGAGACCGACACGCTGGCCCGTCTGGCCCGCGAGTGCCGGAACATCGTCGGCGTCAAGGAGGCGTCCGGCTCGCTGGATCAGATGAGTCAGGTCGTCGCCGCCTGCGGCCCCGAGTTCATCGTGCTCTCCGGCGACGACAACCTGACGCTGCCCCTCATGGCGGTCGGCGGCCGCGGCGTCATCTCGGTCATCGCCAACATCGTGCCCCGGGAGACGTCGGAGATGACCCACGCCGCGCTGGACGGCGACTGGAAGCGGGCGCGCGACCTGCACTACAAGCTCTTCCCGCTGGCGCGGGCGGCATTCATCGAGACCAACCCCATCCCGATCAAGGAGGCGATGGCCATGGCCGGGATGATCGAGCCCGAGTTTCGCCTGCCCATGTGCCGGATGAGCGACGCCAACCGGGAGCGCCTGCGCGCCATCCTCAAGCCGTACGGCCTGGTGAAGTAG